The proteins below are encoded in one region of Nyctibius grandis isolate bNycGra1 chromosome 7, bNycGra1.pri, whole genome shotgun sequence:
- the STEAP4 gene encoding metalloreductase STEAP4: MTKNSSNVMALSPNTSNKRETVCIFGTGDFGRALGYKMIQAGYPVVFGSRSTQTSSLIPKDAEVLSHAEAAQKAAIIIIAIQRQHYNFLIPLAEILRGKVLVDISNNLKINQYPESNAEYLAQLVPGAKVVKAFNTVSAWALQSGTLDASRQVFVCGDDMEAKQMVMDIVRALGLTPLDQGSLLAAQEIENYPLQLFPMWKFPILLSLGLVTFFFFYCLTRDVIYPYVNENKDFSFFIAISIPNRICPILALTLLALVYLPGILAAIIQLYRGTKYRRFPDWLDKWMLCRKQLGLVALAFASLHVLYTLVIPIRSFVRWRISSQIVSQALNNKTEPLDNTNAWLSDSYLALGILGFFLFVLLGITSLPSVSNNVNWREFRFVQSKLGYLTLILCTAHTLVYGGKWFLSPSSYRWYLPSAYMLSLIFPCIVLVVKSVLIFPCLDKPLTQIRQGWERNPRYSEQSKYIINKSAV, translated from the exons atgacTAAAAACTCTTCCAACGTAATGGCTTTGTCTCCTAACACTTCTAACAAAAGAGAGACAGTGTGCATATTTGGAACTGGAGATTTTGGAAGAGCTCTGGGGTATAAAATGATTCAGGCTGGCTACCCCGTCGTGTTTGGAAGCCGGAGCACACAGACATCCAGCCTAATTCCCAAGGATGCAGAGGTGTTGAGCCACGCAGAGGCAGCGCAGAAAGCTGCCATCATCATTATAGCAATCCAGAGGCAACATTACAACTTCCTTATACCACTAGCAGAAATTCTCCGTGGAAAAGTCTTGGTGGACATAAGcaacaacttaaaaataaaccagtatCCCGAATCCAACGCAGAGTACCTCGCTCAGCTGGTGCCCGGCGCTAAGGTTGTGAAAGCCTTTAACACCGTGTCAGCCTGGGCCTTGCAGTCGGGCACACTGGACGCAAGCCGGCAG GTGTTTGTCTGTGGAGATGACATGGAAGCTAAACAAATGGTGATGGATATTGTTCGTGCACTGGGTCTCACTCCATTAGATCAAGGATCCCTCTTGGCTGCTCAGGAAATAGAAAATTACCCCCTGCAGCTCTTTCCAATGTGGAAGTTTCCCATCCTTTTGTCCCTTGGCCTAGTCACATTCTTCTTCTTCTACTGTTTGACTCGTGATGTAATTTACCCTTatgttaatgaaaacaaagacttttctttttttattgcaatttcCATTCCAAATCGGATCTGCCCTATATTGGCACTCACCCTTCTTGCCTTGGTTTACCTTCCTGGTATACTTGCTGCAATTATTCAGTTATACAGAGGTACCAAATACCGCCGTTTCCCAGACTGGCTGGACAAATGGATGCTGTGTAGAAAACAACTTGGACTAGTAGCCTTGGCATTTGCTTCTCTGCATGTTTTGTACACTCTCGTTATCCCAATTCGCTCCTTTGTAAGATGGAGAATCAGCAGTCAAATCGTCTCCCAG gcaCTGAACAATAAAACAGAACCACTCGACAATACTAATGCCTGGCTTAGTGACTCTTATTTGGCTTTGGggattttaggattttttttatttgttcttctgGGAATAACTTCTTTGCCTTCAGTCAGCAACAATGTCAACTGGCGAGAATTTCGATTTGTACAG TCCAAACTGGGATATCTGACACTGATTTTGTGCACTGCACACACCCTGGTTTATGGTGGAAAATGGTTCCTGAGCCCATCATCGTACAGATGGTATCTTCCAAGTGCCTATATGCTCTCCCTCATTTTTCCGTGCATTGTACTGGTTGTCAAATCTGTGCTGATATTTCCTTGTCTAGACAAACCTCTCACACAAATTCgacagggctgggagaggaatCCCCGATACTCAGAACAGTCAAAGTACATTATCAACAAGTCTGCTGTATAA